In Manis pentadactyla isolate mManPen7 chromosome 3, mManPen7.hap1, whole genome shotgun sequence, a single window of DNA contains:
- the LOC118913994 gene encoding LOW QUALITY PROTEIN: SH3 domain and tetratricopeptide repeat-containing protein 2-like (The sequence of the model RefSeq protein was modified relative to this genomic sequence to represent the inferred CDS: inserted 3 bases in 2 codons; substituted 1 base at 1 genomic stop codon) has translation MSMSLPQYRSKNSALFSDKERCSLWVLGSDKRSECASFLHTLAHTDIASVYWLSGFESTQNLPNDLSAPQPDGLQEARPRGAWEEQQAVGPRQSSSSEESSPEEKLLSAASXSYHLPEPEGLGDPELLMDLNTGPEEEEAQNFTPILVFLDHEGYADHLKSLNDFSFSSLTSSFYSFSEEDALVAYVEALRKWAKRSHMIWAHAWLCFLLGRLSVRKLRLSQARVYFEEAIHILSGAFEDLPLVAALYINVAAIYLRQRLRHKSSALLEKAGALLACLPNRESSAKNELDLVAYVLRQGIAAGSCPLEARACFLATRLLLRLGQHEEVLPFVEHLQLLSGHPAASDAAATLLSFLYDKKYLPRLAVASVQQRGXSSVQGTSLPIWQLHLVLQNMTKLLGVPSPSQGEVSALAGPPLRQALVACDAWADRRTQRAVCLILSKVYPQHRCPDDAIHFLSQGLVLGQLLGVQEAFESSLCLAWAYLLASQAKKALDFLEQLLTSLKETESITQKGVVHNLLGLALQGEGHMNRAAKNYLWALSRAQEMGNVRNQAGALANLGHLTLKSWAQQLARDYLLQSVQLYSELQASMETEMELVQVLLWLAQVLVYGHQLDSSRLCYKMALLFGLRHGHLKSQLQVTESLCHFYSSVSPSPEACITYHEHWLTLAQQLRDREMEGRLLESLGQLYWNLNTARXVQA, from the exons ATGTCCATGTCTTTGCCTCAATACAGGAGCAAGAACTCTGCCCTTTTCAGTGATAAGGAAAGATGCTCTCTGTGGGTCCTGGGAAGTGACAAGAGATCTGAATGTGCCAGTTTCCTCCACACGCTTGCTCACACTGACATAGCATCTGTCTACTGGCTTA GTGGGTTTGAATCCACCCAGAATCTTCCAAACGATCTGAGCG CACCCCAACCCGACGGCCTCCAGGAGGCCAGGCCTCGTGGAGCCTgggaggagcagcaggctgtgggcCCCAGACAGTCCAGCAGCTCCGAGGAGTCCAGCCCGGAGGAGAAGCTCCTCTCAGCTGCCT GAAGCTACCATCTGCCAGAGCCCGAGGGCCTCGGTGACCCAGAGCTGCTCATGGACCTGAACACTGgcccggaggaggaggaggctcagAACTTCACCCCCATACTGGTTTTTCTGGATCACGAGGGTTATGCCGACCACCTTAAGAGCCTCAAtgatttctccttctcttccctcaCATCTTCATTTTACAGCTTCTCTGAGGAGGATGCGCTTGTGGCCTACGTGGAGGCTTTGAGGAAGTGGGCCAAGCGCAGCCACATGATCTGGGCCCATGCCTGGCTCTGCTTCCTCCTGGGTCGGCTGAGTGTCAGGAAGCTCAGGCTCTCTCAGGCCAGGGTGTACTTTGAGGAGGCCATCCACATTCTCAGTGGGGCATTTGAGGACCTGCCCTTGGTGGCTGCTCTGTACATCAACGTGGCTGCCATCTACCTGAGGCAGAGGCTGAGGCATaaaagctctgccctgctggaaAAGGCAGGTGCCCTGCTGGCCTGTCTGCCAAACCGTGAGTCTAGCGCCAAGAATGAGCTGGACCTGGTGGCCTATGTGCTGCGCCAGGGCATTGCGGCTGGCAGCTGCCCtctggaggccagggcctgctttCTGGCCACTCGGCTGCTCCTACGCCTGGGCCAGCATGAGGAGGTTCTACCATTTGTGGAGCACCTGCAACTCCTCTCCGGACACCCTGCTGCCTCAGATGCTGCAGCCACCCTCTTGAGCTTTCTATATGATAAAAAATATCTTCCACGTCTTGCAGTGGCCTCTGTCCAGCAGCGTGG ATCGAGTGTCCAAGGGACGTCCCTTCCGATTTGGCAGCTCCACCTGGTTCTCCAGAACATGACCAAGCTCCTTGGAGTTCCCTCCCCAAGCCAGGGTGAAGTTTCTGCCCTGGCCGGCCCCCCACTCAGGCAGGCACTGGTTGCCTGTGATGCGTGGGCTGACAGGAGAACCCAGAGGGCTGTGTGTCTCATCCTCTCCAAAGTGTACCCACAGCACAGGTGTCCTGATGATGCCATCCACTTCCTGAGCCAAGGCTTGGTGCTGGGGCAGCTGCTGGGTGTGCAGGAAGCCTTTgagtcttccctctgcctggcatgGGCTTATCTCTTAGCCAGCCAGGCGAAGAAGGCTTTGGACTTCCTCGAGCAACTCCTAACCTCCCTGAAGGAGACAGAGAGTATTACCCAAAAGGGGGTGGTCCATAACCTCCTAGGACTTGCACTTCAAGGTGAAGGCCACATGAACAGGGCAGCCAAGAACTATCTTTGGGCCTTGAGCAGAGCCCAGGAGATGGGGAATGTGCGTAACCAGGCTGGGGCTTTGGCCAATCTTGGCCACTTGACCCTTAAATCCTGGGCTCAGCAGCTGGCCAGGGACTATCTTCTGCAGTCTGTCCAACTCTATTCTGAACTCCAGGCCAGCATGGAGACAGAAATGGAATTAGTGCAGGTGCTTCTCTGGTTGGCCCAAGTTCTGGTGTATGGACACCAGCTGGACAGTAGCCGCCTTTGTTACAAAATGGCTTTGCTGTTTGGCTTAAGGCATGGACACCTAAAGA GTCAGCTTCAGGTCACTGAATCCCTCTGCCATTTCTACAGCTCTGTGTCCCCAAGCCCTGAGGCATGCATCACCTACCATGAGCACTGGCTGACCCTGGCTCAGCAACTCAGGGACAGGGAGATGGAGGGAAGGCTGCTGGAGTCCCTCGGGCAGCTCTATTGGAACCTGAACACAGCCAGGTGAGTCCAGGCTTAG